The sequence below is a genomic window from Leisingera sp. M658.
AGGAAGTGATTGCAAACGATGCCGCACGCGATTGGCGGAAGCTGTGCGAAACCGTCGTCAGCCAGCGCTGGCATTTGCGGCGTCTGCATAGCGCCAAACCCTGGAGGCAACGCTTCCACGCCTCCCTTGCCAATGCGCTGAACGCGTCCATGCGGCAGCAGTTCCTGATCGAGCTTTCAGCCCATGCCTCCCAGTTTCTCATCCTGCTGGCCGGGGTGGCCGGCGGGCTGCTGGCAACCAGAATGGCGATCCAGGGAGAGCTGACCATTGGCGGCTTCGTCGCAATTCTGGTGATGATTTGGCGGTTCCTGTCCCCGGTCCAGTCTCTGGCCCGGGCGACGGGCCAGGCGCTGGCCGTCCGGCAAAGCTTGCGGGACATCGACAAGGTTCTGGCCCAGCCAGAGGAAATGCGCCGCGAAGTGGCCCCCCGCACCGCACCGCCGGTGGCAGCACCGGTGGTGGTGGAACAGGCTGCTCTGCGGTTCGGCGGCAGCGGCGACCTGGCCCTGGCCGGCGCAAGCCTGAGCTTGCACAGCGGCACCATAACCGTTCTGTCCGGCGCCAATATGTCAGGCAAGACCCTGCTGGCGGAAATCTTGCCAGGATTGCACCAGCTTGCGGCCGGACGGGTTCTGTTCAACGGCACCGACCAGCGGCAGATTCCGGTGGACGACCTTCGCGGCGCAATCGCCTTTGCGCCTCAAGAACCAGCCTTCGTCTATGGCACGATCTGGCAGAATTTTGAACTTGCCCTGCCGGGCGCGTCGCAGCGGGAGGTTCTCGACGTCCTGGATGAAGCAGGGGTCCGCAGCGAAATCGAAGCCCTGCCGGACGGCATGAACACCCGCCTGACAGTCGAAGCCAGCGGCCGCCTGCCGCAAGAACTGCTTCAAGGCATGTCGCTTGCCCGTGCCCTGCTGCAAGCCGGACCGATCCGTATCTTCGATCAGCCCTGCGAAGGGCTGGACCCCGAACATGCCAAACGGATCCGCGCCGCCATTGCCCGGCGGCGGGCAAGCAGCACCACGCTGCTGATTTCAAACCGGCCCGGGGATCTTGCTCTGGGGGACAGTTTCACAGTGCTGCACCGCGGGCGAACGGTGCTGAACGGCAAGGGCCGCAAAGGGCGCGACAAGGCCAGCGCGTTTTTGAACGGCTCCCTGACCGGCGGATAGAGGCAAGGAGAGAGTGATGGAGCAGGAAACAACAGCCCTTTGGACCCCCAGCCTGGACGAGGCCAAGAAACGAGGGCTGAATGTGATCCACAAACCGGTCACCGGAACATCCCGCCGGGTGGCGCGCATTCTGTTTGCGGCGCTGGCGGCTGCAACGGCCTGGGGCTGGTACGCGGAACTGCCGGAACTGACCTATGCCAAAGGCCGGCTGGTGCCGTCGTCAAACCCGCGCCCGGTCGAGCATCCCGACGGCGGCGTCCTGGACGAAATCCTGGTGCGGGAGGGACGTTTTGTCGAGGCGGGCACCCCCGTGGCCCGGCTGTCCGCCAACCTGCTGACAGAAGAACAGGGCCGGCTCAATGTCCGTGAAGCTGCCCTGTCACGCGACACCGCCCGTTTGCAGTCTGTTATTTCGGTGATCAGCGGCACACTTTCCGGCAGTGCCGCCCGCGGCCAGCTGGAACCGGGCCACAGGCTGCTGGCCCAGCTGGATGCGTTTGAGGCCAGCCGTGCCCGCCACCGGGCCAGGATTTCAGAGCTGGAGCGGGCGCTCGAAATCCGCCAGCAGATCCTGGGAAACGCCCGCCGCCGCGAAGAAACCTTTGCGATCGAGCAATCCGCCGCCCTTGCGCTGCATGGCAAGGGGCTGCTCAGCACCACCGCGATGAGCCGGCTGAGCGCGCAGCAGCTTGAGATCGAAGGCGACCGGCTGCGGGCCTTTGCGGCACTGGCGGATGGTGAACGCAACCTGCACGAAGCCCGCCGCCAGGAACAGGAATTCGTGGCAGGTATCAAGGACACGCTGATGTCTGAACTGGAAACAGAAGAAGAAGAGCTTGCCTTGGTTTTACAGGCCTCGGCTGACAATGCCGCCCGGCAGCAGCGGCTGACCATCCTGTCCTCGGTGCCCGGGATTGTGCAAAAGCTGCATTTCAGCGGACCCGGCGAAGTTGTGGCCCCCGGGGAACCCATCGCCGAGATCCTGCCGACCCAGGACAGGCTGATTGCCGAGGTTGAGATCCAGCCTCAGGACATTGGCCACGTTGCAATTGGCGATCCGGTGGAGCTGAAATCCACCACGTTTGATGCCAGGCAATACGGCGTGCAGGCGGGTGAAGTCTTTGAAATATCGCCGAACTCCCGCCTGAACGAGCGTAATGAGGCGTATTTTGACGTCCGGATCGCGCTTATTGATGAAACCGCCGATGCAGAGAATCTAAGCAGCCGCCTGTCCGCCGGCATGGAAGTGAACGCCGCCATCCGGACCGGCGAGCGCACGGTTCTGGACTACATCCTGTCCCCAATCGCCGACCCGATCAGCCGCGCCTTTCACGAACGCTGAGCGGCGGCCGCCGTTGCCCCGGCCGGTGCGCCAAACAGCACAAAGGCAGCCGCCCGTTGCGGACGGCTGCCTTGTTCTGACTTGCCTCGTTCAGATCACCGATCTTGCGGCTGCCATCAGCGCATGATGCAGCGAGGCTGCAGAGGAGCGCGGGCCGATGATCGAATATTGCTGCCCCGGAACATGGCACAGCAGGAAGACGCCGAGATGCTCCATCGAGGTGCGCACCGCACTCCCCGCTTTTGCGCCGCGGATATCAGCATTGCACAGCCGCTCCAGCACATCAGAACAGCGCGCGCCTTCCAGGTCGAAGCGGCACCAGCCGTCGGTCTGCTCCACCACGGTACCGGCCTCGCCGACGGCCAGTTTCAGCTCACCCGCCAGCAGCTCGTGGCTGTCATGCGGGGCTGAGACCATCCACAGATCCGGCCCCATCCACCAGGCAGAGAACACACCGGTTTCAGCCCAGCCGGCCGGATCTGGCAACGCAGCACCCAAATATGCCGCAGCCGCAGATTTCACCGCCTCCTCCTGCCCCTGGCGCGCCGCCAGGGAGGCCAGCGCCCGGTCCGTGACCTCGTGGATCAACAGGCCGGTGAAGTTATCCGCCCGCGGCTCATACCCGCCCAGCGGAGAGATGGCTTTCAGGCCATGATTATCGAACTTACCCACGAAGACGCTCCCCTTCCGGATCCACAAAATGCGCGCTGACAACTTCGACCCGGGTTTCGCGGCCCTCCAGCGGGTTGACCGCGCGGATCACCTCGCCTTTGCGCGCGTCGCCGCGCTTCAGGAAACCGATCCCGATCGAACATCCCAGCACCGGCGAATAAGCGGCAGAGGTGATATAACCCTGATCGGTGGCAGCACTAACTTCGCCATCAGCGTTCATCAAATGCGACCCGGCCGGCACCGGATCGGCGGCATTCACCGGCTTGAAACCGACCAGCTTCAGCGCATCTTCCCGGTTCATGCCTTCGCGCTCGCTCAAGGTATTGCCGATACAGTCCTTCTTCTTGCTGACCATCCGTCCCATGCCAAGGTTCAGCGCCGAAGTCGTCCCGTTCAGCTCGTTACCGGCAGCATGACCCTTCTCGATCCGCATCACGCCCAGCGCCTCGGTGCCATAAGGAACCGCGCCGAACTCCTCGCCCGCTTCCATCAGCTTGCGGATCATCGCATCGCCGTACCGGGTCGGAACCGCGATCTCATAGGCCAGCTCGCCCGAAAACGAGATCCGGAACAGCCGCGCCCGGCAGCCGCCCGCCACGGTGACTTCCCCGCAGCCCATAAAGGGAAACGCCTCGTTCGAGAGGTCAAATTCGGGGTCCACGACCTTTTGCAGCAGCTTGCGGGCATTCGGACCGGCCACCGCGAACTGCGCCCAGGCCTCGGTGGTCGAGATCAGCTGCACATCCATGTCCGGGAACAGGCACTGGCGCGCAAATTCCATGTTGCGGTAGACCAGAACTGCGTTAGCGGTGGTGGTGGTGACCACGAAATGATCCTCGGCAAAGCGCGCGGCGGTGCCGTCATCGCAGGCAATGCCGTCCTCGCGCAGCATCAGCCCGTAGCGGACCTTGCCCACCGGCAGCTTGGCGAACGCATTGGCATACATCTTGTTCAGGAACGCCGCCGCATCCTTGCCCTGGACATCGATCTTGCCCAGCGTGGTCACATCGCAGATGCCGACCGAGTTGCGGGTCTGCAGCACCTCGCGGTCCACCGACTGGCGCCAATGGGTTTCACCCGCCTTGGGGAACCACTGGGCGCGCAGCCACTGGCCGACCTCGACAAATTCCGCGCCCTGCTCCTCCGCCCATTTGTGGCTGGGGGTCTTGCGGGTGGGGCGGAATTCCTCGCCGACCGAGCGGCCTGCCATCACGCCAAAGGACACCGGCGTATAGGGCGGGCGGAACATGGTGGTGCCGACCTCGGGGATCTGCTTGCCCGCAAGCTCCGCCATGATCGCCAGGCCGCCCATGTTGGAGGTCTTGCCCTGATCGGTCGCCATACCAAGGGTGGTGTAGCGCTTCAGATGCTCGACCGAGCGGAAGTTTTCCTGATGCGCCAGCTTCACGTCTTTGACGGTAACGTCGTTCTGCTGGTCCAGCCAGGCGCGGCCCTTGCCTTCCTTGACATACCAGAAGGGGGTCACGTTGATGGGCGCATCCTCGGCCTCGGGCAGATCTGCCGGTTTGGCCTCGATCCCCAGTTCCGACAGCGCAACCACGGCGCCCTCGGCACCGGCGCGCAGCGCGGCAGCGGTGGAGAAATCGCCGTTTGCAGCACCGGCCACAGACATGTTTTGCGGCAGTGTCCCCGCGGGGACAAAGGCGGCAATGTCTTCACGCCAGGCCGGGCGGCCGCGCTGGTGGCAGGTCAGATGCACGTTCGGGTTCCAGCCGCCGGAGACCGCCAGCGCGCCGCAAGGCACGTCGCGGGTGGTTCCATTGGCCAAACGCAGCTGCACCATTTCCAGGCCCAGCCGGCCTTTGGTATCGACCACCTGCGCACCGGCAAACAGCTCGGCGCCGTCAACCTTGGGCGCATCGGCGCGGGTGTCGATCACCGCGGCCACATTCACGCCTTTGGCGATCAGGTCCGCGGCAGTGCGGTGGCCGTCGTCATTGTTGGTGAAGACCGCAACACTTTGATCCGGCGTCACCGCCCAGCGGTTGGCATAAGCACGCACGGCCCCCGCCAGCATCACGCCCGGACGGTCGTTGTTTTCAAACGCGATGGGGCGTTCGGTGGCACCCGCCGCCAGCATCGCCCGCTTGGAGTAGATCCGCCACAGGATCTGCCGCGGCTTGCCCGCTTCCGGCGCCAGCACGTGGTCCGAAACCCGCTCAACCGCGCCATAGATACCGTGATCGAAGGCACCGATGATGGTGGTACGCGGCATCACCCGCACATTGTCCATCGCGGCCAGTTCAGCCTGCACCTGCGCCACCCAGGCAGCGCCGGTCAGATCACCAATGCCAAAGCTTTCGGCATTCAGCCGCCCGCCCAGCAGGAAATCCTCGTCGGCAATGATCACCTGCGCCCCGGCCCGGCCAGCGGTCAACGCCGCCATCAGGCCGGTAGGGCCGGAGCCGATCACCAGCAGGTCGCAATGCAGGAAACCCTTGTCATGAGCGTCCGGATCGTCCTCAAAGCTAATGCTTCCCAGACCCGCGGCCTTGCGGATGATGGGTTCGTACAGCTTCTCCCAGAACGCAGCCGGCCACATGAAGGTTTTGTAGTAAAACCCAGCCGTCAGGAAGTTCGAAAACCTGTCGTTGATCGCCATGAAGTCATGCTGCAAGGACGGCCAGCGGTTCTGCGAGTTTGCTTCCAGCCCCTCGTACAGCTCAGCTGTGGTGGCGCGGGTGTTCGGCTCCTGCCGCCCGCCGCTGCGCAGCTCAACCAGCGCGTTGGGCTCTTCGGATCCCGCTGTCAGCACGCCCCGCGGACGATGGTATTTGAACGAGCGGCCCATCAGCCGCACGCCGTTTGCCA
It includes:
- a CDS encoding HlyD family secretion protein; the protein is MEQETTALWTPSLDEAKKRGLNVIHKPVTGTSRRVARILFAALAAATAWGWYAELPELTYAKGRLVPSSNPRPVEHPDGGVLDEILVREGRFVEAGTPVARLSANLLTEEQGRLNVREAALSRDTARLQSVISVISGTLSGSAARGQLEPGHRLLAQLDAFEASRARHRARISELERALEIRQQILGNARRREETFAIEQSAALALHGKGLLSTTAMSRLSAQQLEIEGDRLRAFAALADGERNLHEARRQEQEFVAGIKDTLMSELETEEEELALVLQASADNAARQQRLTILSSVPGIVQKLHFSGPGEVVAPGEPIAEILPTQDRLIAEVEIQPQDIGHVAIGDPVELKSTTFDARQYGVQAGEVFEISPNSRLNERNEAYFDVRIALIDETADAENLSSRLSAGMEVNAAIRTGERTVLDYILSPIADPISRAFHER
- a CDS encoding sarcosine oxidase subunit alpha family protein — its product is MNAGRVAFQADGSTGARKGSQVNRLDGGLIKGSKTLTFSFDGKRYKGFEGDTLASALLANGVRLMGRSFKYHRPRGVLTAGSEEPNALVELRSGGRQEPNTRATTAELYEGLEANSQNRWPSLQHDFMAINDRFSNFLTAGFYYKTFMWPAAFWEKLYEPIIRKAAGLGSISFEDDPDAHDKGFLHCDLLVIGSGPTGLMAALTAGRAGAQVIIADEDFLLGGRLNAESFGIGDLTGAAWVAQVQAELAAMDNVRVMPRTTIIGAFDHGIYGAVERVSDHVLAPEAGKPRQILWRIYSKRAMLAAGATERPIAFENNDRPGVMLAGAVRAYANRWAVTPDQSVAVFTNNDDGHRTAADLIAKGVNVAAVIDTRADAPKVDGAELFAGAQVVDTKGRLGLEMVQLRLANGTTRDVPCGALAVSGGWNPNVHLTCHQRGRPAWREDIAAFVPAGTLPQNMSVAGAANGDFSTAAALRAGAEGAVVALSELGIEAKPADLPEAEDAPINVTPFWYVKEGKGRAWLDQQNDVTVKDVKLAHQENFRSVEHLKRYTTLGMATDQGKTSNMGGLAIMAELAGKQIPEVGTTMFRPPYTPVSFGVMAGRSVGEEFRPTRKTPSHKWAEEQGAEFVEVGQWLRAQWFPKAGETHWRQSVDREVLQTRNSVGICDVTTLGKIDVQGKDAAAFLNKMYANAFAKLPVGKVRYGLMLREDGIACDDGTAARFAEDHFVVTTTTANAVLVYRNMEFARQCLFPDMDVQLISTTEAWAQFAVAGPNARKLLQKVVDPEFDLSNEAFPFMGCGEVTVAGGCRARLFRISFSGELAYEIAVPTRYGDAMIRKLMEAGEEFGAVPYGTEALGVMRIEKGHAAGNELNGTTSALNLGMGRMVSKKKDCIGNTLSEREGMNREDALKLVGFKPVNAADPVPAGSHLMNADGEVSAATDQGYITSAAYSPVLGCSIGIGFLKRGDARKGEVIRAVNPLEGRETRVEVVSAHFVDPEGERLRG
- a CDS encoding ABC transporter transmembrane domain-containing protein, which translates into the protein MNSINTGFGQLDGTRVQGPHSSVLKWAASRQLQAEPARAAELLAALLRFGGWDAMEAQVRAALPHGRSSFDGWDLCDALIALRVPYLRQDGRAAQGPAESGISLYIRREGSFRLASPASGRAMAGPDETRLSLLPASDASRRPAAQSTAALLKGLQDHVWSLLFASSAINLAGLLTPIFVVLVYNRAIPAGAPGVITVLAAGLFLALATELAIRRIRSRALVSLAAQLEHRLSLALLEKLMVFPSALQQQSASQQQRARLKQFETVRDALVGPLMQVALDAPFVVIFGALLFYIAPPVGFAALAAALAQVAFLAAFAPHLRRQEVIANDAARDWRKLCETVVSQRWHLRRLHSAKPWRQRFHASLANALNASMRQQFLIELSAHASQFLILLAGVAGGLLATRMAIQGELTIGGFVAILVMIWRFLSPVQSLARATGQALAVRQSLRDIDKVLAQPEEMRREVAPRTAPPVAAPVVVEQAALRFGGSGDLALAGASLSLHSGTITVLSGANMSGKTLLAEILPGLHQLAAGRVLFNGTDQRQIPVDDLRGAIAFAPQEPAFVYGTIWQNFELALPGASQREVLDVLDEAGVRSEIEALPDGMNTRLTVEASGRLPQELLQGMSLARALLQAGPIRIFDQPCEGLDPEHAKRIRAAIARRRASSTTLLISNRPGDLALGDSFTVLHRGRTVLNGKGRKGRDKASAFLNGSLTGG
- a CDS encoding sarcosine oxidase subunit gamma → MGKFDNHGLKAISPLGGYEPRADNFTGLLIHEVTDRALASLAARQGQEEAVKSAAAAYLGAALPDPAGWAETGVFSAWWMGPDLWMVSAPHDSHELLAGELKLAVGEAGTVVEQTDGWCRFDLEGARCSDVLERLCNADIRGAKAGSAVRTSMEHLGVFLLCHVPGQQYSIIGPRSSAASLHHALMAAARSVI